A window of Myxococcales bacterium contains these coding sequences:
- a CDS encoding purine-binding chemotaxis protein CheW encodes MTFGPRKRGPRPRLDPRKSLVGFVVGDVTYAVGVEHVREVTNPLSVVVLPGAPRAVIGVADFRGKIVPVVDLRLRFGLEHQASTRKTKWLVVEIDGRLVGLVVDHVTDVFGTVEGGPRPTGELVSTEAALGVVGVVDAPTGMAFVIDIAPLGELARAAKGGDEPRSPRKTELP; translated from the coding sequence GTGACCTTCGGGCCACGCAAGCGCGGGCCTCGTCCGCGGCTCGATCCTCGCAAGAGCCTCGTCGGCTTCGTGGTGGGCGACGTGACCTACGCCGTGGGCGTCGAGCACGTGCGCGAGGTCACGAACCCGCTCTCGGTGGTGGTCCTCCCGGGCGCGCCTCGTGCCGTGATCGGGGTGGCCGATTTTCGCGGGAAAATCGTGCCGGTCGTCGATCTGCGCCTGCGCTTCGGCTTGGAGCACCAGGCCTCGACCCGAAAGACCAAATGGCTCGTCGTCGAGATCGACGGGCGCCTCGTGGGGCTCGTCGTCGACCACGTCACGGACGTCTTCGGGACGGTGGAGGGAGGCCCTCGACCGACGGGAGAGCTCGTGTCGACCGAGGCCGCGCTCGGGGTGGTAGGCGTCGTCGATGCCCCGACGGGCATGGCGTTCGTCATCGACATCGCCCCCCTGGGGGAGCTCGCGCGCGCGGCCAAGGGCGGAGACGAGCCTCGTTCCCCGAGGAAGACCGAGCTCCCCTGA
- a CDS encoding purine-binding chemotaxis protein CheW, which produces MTRRPERALARPSTHALSPAPNEREPAVRPWAVTAGEYLIFHLGGDPYALPIVAIQEILKLLPITEVPRAPRGIAGIASVRGRLVTVLDLRRRFGLSELERDRRTRILLVDGGEETLGLLVDEVRGVQRFEATQIEPPHVLGGDPPPHVAGVGRNDETWCMLLDLRPVLEDRS; this is translated from the coding sequence ATGACCCGTCGCCCCGAACGCGCCCTCGCTCGGCCGAGCACACACGCGCTCTCTCCCGCTCCGAACGAGCGCGAGCCCGCCGTCCGCCCGTGGGCCGTAACTGCCGGTGAATACTTGATTTTTCACCTCGGGGGGGACCCTTACGCCCTGCCCATCGTGGCGATCCAAGAGATCTTGAAGCTCCTCCCCATCACCGAGGTCCCTCGCGCGCCGCGTGGTATCGCCGGCATCGCGAGCGTGCGCGGTCGGCTCGTGACGGTGCTCGACCTTCGGCGTCGCTTCGGCCTCTCGGAGCTCGAGCGCGATCGCCGGACGCGTATCCTGCTCGTCGACGGGGGCGAGGAGACCCTCGGTTTGCTCGTGGACGAGGTGCGGGGGGTGCAGAGGTTCGAGGCGACGCAGATCGAGCCTCCGCACGTGCTCGGAGGCGATCCCCCGCCTCATGTCGCGGGCGTGGGGAGGAACGACGAGACCTGGTGCATGCTGCTCGATCTGCGGCCCGTGCTGGAGGATCGCTCGTGA
- the cheB gene encoding chemotaxis-specific protein-glutamate methyltransferase CheB yields MKEDRPLRLLVVDDSAYNRRVIAEIFEGRPEVEVVGKAADGEEALRLVGQLRPDVLTLDLEMPKMDGFTFLRIVMSKFPAQVIVVSSYSQRENVFKALELGALDFVAKPTQNIGEDATALREQVLQKVLLVRSMRGEKKRSVPPVDGVASVRRVAVESRPPYAPPKYVVGVAASTGGPAALLEVFSRLEAGTNATILVAQHMPDKFTRTFAERLDKRGTFRVSEAAGGELASRKTAFVCPGRQCLELHAGIDGELMLRVVAPAPSDAYVPSANRLFTSLANVAKDKAVAVVLTGMGDDGVEGARAVKAQGGIVIAESPESAVVAGMPGAIVAAGLADHVLPLHEIANYIAKLA; encoded by the coding sequence ATGAAAGAAGACCGCCCCCTGAGACTGCTCGTCGTCGACGACTCGGCCTACAACCGCCGCGTCATCGCCGAGATCTTCGAGGGCCGGCCCGAGGTCGAGGTCGTCGGGAAGGCGGCCGACGGCGAAGAGGCGCTCCGGCTCGTGGGGCAGCTCCGACCCGACGTGCTCACGCTCGATCTCGAGATGCCCAAGATGGACGGCTTCACGTTCTTGCGCATCGTCATGTCGAAGTTCCCCGCGCAGGTCATCGTCGTCTCGAGTTATTCGCAGCGCGAGAACGTCTTCAAGGCGCTCGAGCTCGGCGCGCTCGACTTCGTCGCCAAGCCCACGCAGAACATCGGCGAGGACGCGACGGCCCTCCGCGAGCAGGTCCTCCAGAAGGTGCTGCTGGTCCGCTCGATGCGGGGCGAAAAGAAGCGAAGCGTGCCCCCGGTCGACGGCGTGGCCTCCGTGCGTCGTGTCGCGGTCGAGAGCCGCCCGCCCTATGCTCCGCCGAAGTACGTGGTGGGCGTCGCGGCGAGCACGGGCGGTCCAGCGGCGCTCCTCGAGGTGTTCTCGCGCCTCGAGGCGGGCACCAACGCGACGATCCTCGTGGCCCAGCACATGCCCGACAAGTTCACCCGCACGTTCGCCGAGCGCCTCGACAAACGCGGCACCTTCCGCGTGAGCGAAGCGGCAGGCGGCGAGCTCGCGTCGCGGAAGACGGCCTTCGTCTGCCCGGGCCGCCAGTGCCTCGAGCTGCACGCGGGGATCGACGGCGAGCTCATGCTGCGGGTCGTCGCGCCCGCCCCGTCCGACGCCTACGTCCCTTCCGCGAACCGCCTCTTCACGAGCCTCGCGAACGTGGCCAAAGACAAGGCCGTCGCCGTCGTGCTCACCGGCATGGGCGACGACGGCGTCGAGGGCGCGCGCGCGGTCAAGGCACAAGGGGGCATCGTGATCGCCGAGTCTCCCGAGTCGGCCGTCGTCGCGGGAATGCCAGGCGCCATCGTGGCCGCAGGCCTCGCCGACCATGTGCTGCCGCTTCATGAAATCGCGAATTATATCGCGAAGTTAGCTTAG